From the genome of Ptychodera flava strain L36383 chromosome 22, AS_Pfla_20210202, whole genome shotgun sequence, one region includes:
- the LOC139122810 gene encoding protein mab-21-like 2: MADAAVAAVDEDSGNPSSQERNEKLNQCIDIAIEQFSVPRLEATRRNAEIALRFVKSLTEKLNDIDPRLLDCFGSSLGHDVPRERLRSEGSPNQFYYRLMLDIERDSSLFQVTTFARDINLPDMTATVKMKNVDAAKNASNDSKLSTWQEFLCDKGYLVPSSFTDMLQEAVDNTLMIYGDEFEMVSIHEKSPHVTLRIVNGENSVFVKIVPSVLCYGLPQGTRLPPKWPNHPHAKGRSKTFVKGIHSDVNSGQSLWVIEGQVYKSPPGIVKVPAEDLVPKLWSVSIDVLEDKFLDGVKKDDVEEEEVRKYRHHILQLFFALREGQEAILQGLTAKHLRTLLLWECNRHGDWSQDSAGERFLTMLQRLKDNLKLKTLQDFFYIDLNILCDLSASARRTMHIKVKHFLSAILREPESIFHFLPH; the protein is encoded by the exons ATGGCGGACGCTGCTGTTGCTGCAGTCGACGAAGACAGTGGCAATCCCTCTTCACAGGAACGTAATGAAAAACTGAACCAGTGTATTGATATTGCCATTGAACAGTTTTCGGTTCCAAGACTAGAGGCCACCAGGAGAAACGCAGAAATAGCGCTGAGGTTTGTGAAGAGTTTGACAGAAAAACTAAACGACATCGATCCTCGTCTTCTTGATTGTTTTGGTTCCAGCCTTGGCCATGATGTACCGAGGGAACGTTTACGTTCAGAAGGGTCTCCAAATCAATTTTACTACAGACTTATGCTGGATATAGAAAGAGACTCTTCACTCTTCCAG GTTACAACCTTTGCCAGAGACATCAATCTACCTGACATGACAGCCACAGTTAAAATGAAAAACGTGGATGCAGCGAAGAATGCCAGTAATGATAGTAAATTATCCACATGGCAGGAATTTCTCTGTGACAAGGGTTATCTGGTCCCATCGAGTTTCACAGACATGTTGCAAGAAGCTGTCGATAATACGCTGATGATCTACGGAGATGAGTTTGAAATGGTGAGCATTCATGAAAAGTCTCCCCACGTCACTCTTCGAATTGTTAACGGTGAAAACAGCGTCTTTGTGAAAATTGTACCTAGTGTTCTATGCTATGGCCTCCCTCAAGGTACCCGACTGCCACCGAAATGGCCGAACCATCCTCATGCAAAAGGCCGGAGCAAAACTTTTGTTAAGGGAATCCATTCTGATGTGAATTCTGGACAAAGCCTGTGGGTGATTGAAGGGCAAGTGTACAAATCTCCACCAGGAATTGTGAAAGTTCCTGCGGAGGATCTTGTCCCCAAGTTGTGGTCGGTGTCCATAGATGTTTTGGAGGATAAGTTTCTTGATGGAGTGAAAAAAGATGACGTTGAGGAGGAAGAAGTCAGAAAATATCGACATCACATATTGCAGCTGTTCTTTGCCCTGAGAGAAGGCCAGGAAGCCATACTACAGGGACTCACTGCAAAACATCTGCGGACACTGTTGCTATGGGAGTGCAATCGCCATGGTGATTGGTCTCAGGATTCGGCAGGGGAGCGGTTTCTGACGATGCTGCAAAGACTTAAGGACAATTTGAAACTGAAAACATTGCAAGATTTCTTCTacattgatttgaatattttgtgtgATTTAAGTGCCTCCGCTAGACGGACCATGCATATCAAGGTGAAGCATTTTTTATCAGCAATTCTACGAGAACCAGAATCTATATTTCACTTTTTACCACACTAG